The following nucleotide sequence is from Calditrichota bacterium.
GACCAGTGCTCATCGTCATTACGGTATACGAACCAAAACCCCCAAAGTGGACTACGCCGACCCAGAGGAGACAAACCAGATGAAGTGCAGTATTGCAGGGTGCCCGGGAGAGTATGAGGAGCGGCACATTGTGCACACGGTCCGCGCACAGGGGCAGGTCATTGTCATCGACCACGTTCCTGCCGAGGTCTGCCCCGTGTGTGGAGATGTGCTATTGAAACCGGAAACCGTCCGGCGAATTGAGGCCTTATTGCGTTCAGCCACAAGACCCGCCGGGACCGCGCCCGTCTATGAGTACGCGTAGAGGCCTCTCTCGATATGACGGCGCACGACGGACTTGCCGCACTCAGGCCACGTTTTGCTAAGTTGCCTTCGGACCAGAGGCGCATCGGGCGCACGCGCGCACTGAGATCACCATCTGGAGGCCGGCACAGTGGTGCGTGCGTCAACAGAATGGCTGAACCAGTAGGGTGCGCAATGGGCACCTCTCGGCAAATGAGGCATCGGAAGACCCAGGCAGGGTAAAGGAGACAATGGCATGCGCGTGAGCACCAGCGGAGCACTCCTGGCCTGTGTGTTGGTGGCGCAGGCGTGGGCGCAGATCGAAATCGTTCTGGACAACGACGGGCCAGGATTTGTAGTGACCGGCCAATGGCTCGTCAAGACCACGGGCGACCCTTACGGCGGGACGGCCCTCTACAAGCGCAAGGGGGACGGCACGGCAACCGCCCGCTGGCAGACTACACTGACCTTTCCAGGGCTGTATCGGGTCGAAATCCATGTGGTCGACGGCAACTATGCCGAGGACACACGCATCACGATCCACGCGACAACTGGAGACACGGTCATACTGGACAATCAGAACTACCGGCCCGGCTGGCATCTCTTGGGCAATTTCGACCTGCCCGAAACCACGTGGGTAGAGGTGAGCGACTACTTCGAGGGAAACGGGCGGTACGTGCTCGCCGATGCCGTGCGCCTGACCTCGCTTATGAGTACCTACTCCATAAGCGGCGAGCTGCTCTTCGCCG
It contains:
- a CDS encoding YgiT-type zinc finger protein produces the protein MKCSIAGCPGEYEERHIVHTVRAQGQVIVIDHVPAEVCPVCGDVLLKPETVRRIEALLRSATRPAGTAPVYEYA